The genomic region TCTTTTTTTGTGCCATAGAATACACTCCTTAAAAGTTTTCTTGTGAAGCGATTACTATAGCATACTATATATATTTTACAAACTATTTTATGTGGATGAAATTAATCGGATGTAATGATCTATGATGTTGTAGGGTAGAGTGTTACAGGATGACTCTAAAGTGATTCAACGGTGATTTTGAGGATTTTTTTTGTGTGAGTGGTAATTTTATGCTTATTTCCAATTCTGTACCCGATTATCCAAACAATAGTATTCTGGCTATCAACTAAAAGGGGAATATGGTCACGTAATGAAAGAGGGACTTTTTCGTTAATAAATATATCTTTTACTTTTTTTGCGTGAGATGAGCCAATAGGGGTAAAGGTGTCGCCTTCTTTTCGTGTTCGTATAGATAGGGGAAGGGGTAATGTGTCTGCATCGAGATATTCGGTGAATGTATGGGAAACAGGCGAAAATTGTGTTTCTGATCTTTCTTTTTTCAGAGCAGTCTCGTTTGCATCTTTCTTTCTATCATATAGTTTCGTTTCGCAAGAGATAGAAAGTTTCTTGCAGTGTGATATGCCAGGTATTGTTATTGTTGCGTGTGAGGATGTGTTTTTTTGTTGCGGATGAACCCTTTTTTGTAAGACTACTGAATCGAATTCTTTTTGAATAAAGATCGATCCGGGTATAAGAAGTTTTTTGCCGCTTTGAGTGTTTGTTATCAGCCCAATAATTTGATTTATATGTGATGCATGAATGCCGGTAAGATTCCTTTTTACCGTAAAAATACTTTTGCGAAGGATTTCTTTCTGCAGTGCTAGATGGACTGTCAGAAAACGTTTTATATCAATAGTTAGCTTTTCAGGTGAGTGTATTGTCGCAATTGTCTTAAATTCTGTCTGAGCTTGAGTTGTTATAAAATTCTTTATAGCGGTACTATTTTCAATGTTTGCGTGGATTGTTTCTTTAATATTTGGGTTAAAATCTTTTTCCAGTAGAGGGATAAGCGTATGTCTGATCTTGTTTCTGGTGAAAGTAGTATCAAAGTTAGAATCATCTGTTCTATATGAAATGTGTTCTTCTTCTAGAAGGCAGAGGAGATCTTTTTTCCATAGATTAAGAAGCGGCCTTATTATAGTGCATGATGCGCTTTTTCTTTTTGCGGGAATTCCTGATAGACCGTGGGTAGTACCTCTCATAAAATTAAACAGCACAGTTTCAACATTGTCGTCGGCTGTATGCGCAAGCGCAATTATGGTGCATTTGTGGTGTTTTGCGGCACGTTCAAAGAACGCGTATCGCTCGTTGCGAGCAGTTTCCTCTATGCTTTTCTTTGTCTTTTTTGAAAGTGAAGTAATATTTTTTGAATCGGTGTAAACAGGTATTGCCAATTTCTTCGCAATGTTTCTTACAAATTGTTCGTCTTCATCACTGCTTTTTCCTCTGAGCTTGTGGTTCAAGTGCGCAATAAAGAGCGAAATATTGAATTCTTTTTGCAGTTCATTAAGGAGTGTTAGCAATGCTACTGAGTCTGGGCCACCAGATAGTGCAACGAGAACTCTGTCATTTTTGGTAAACAAACCCTGAGCTGTTATTGTCGAACGAATAGATTGTAATAAAGAGAATTTCTTTTTCATAATACCATGTTTATTACGTAGAATAGCTATATTGGGTGGTAATTGCAATAACTATTGCTTTAAAAAAGTCCATTTTTGCCCCAAATGGCGGATAAGGATTTAAAAACATCTAAAGTTAACCAAAAAGATATAAATGAGATGAGTTTGTAATGATAATGCGGGTTTCTCGCTCATAAAACCAAAACCCGCCGTAATAATTCATTCAAAGAAAGTGGAGACAGTAATCCTGTTGGTTGTTTATAGGTTGTTTAAATTGATGAGATTTATGCATGAGGTCCTT from Candidatus Ancaeobacter aquaticus harbors:
- the tilS gene encoding tRNA lysidine(34) synthetase TilS → MKKKFSLLQSIRSTITAQGLFTKNDRVLVALSGGPDSVALLTLLNELQKEFNISLFIAHLNHKLRGKSSDEDEQFVRNIAKKLAIPVYTDSKNITSLSKKTKKSIEETARNERYAFFERAAKHHKCTIIALAHTADDNVETVLFNFMRGTTHGLSGIPAKRKSASCTIIRPLLNLWKKDLLCLLEEEHISYRTDDSNFDTTFTRNKIRHTLIPLLEKDFNPNIKETIHANIENSTAIKNFITTQAQTEFKTIATIHSPEKLTIDIKRFLTVHLALQKEILRKSIFTVKRNLTGIHASHINQIIGLITNTQSGKKLLIPGSIFIQKEFDSVVLQKRVHPQQKNTSSHATITIPGISHCKKLSISCETKLYDRKKDANETALKKERSETQFSPVSHTFTEYLDADTLPLPLSIRTRKEGDTFTPIGSSHAKKVKDIFINEKVPLSLRDHIPLLVDSQNTIVWIIGYRIGNKHKITTHTKKILKITVESL